From Zavarzinella sp., one genomic window encodes:
- the msrA gene encoding peptide-methionine (S)-S-oxide reductase MsrA produces the protein MSGQKTITLGGGCFWCIEAVFELMPGVDQVVSGYMGGSLRNPSYREVCTGSTGHAEVVQLTFRPELSTLEDILDVFFLIHDPTTLNQQGYDVGTQYRSVIFYHDEEQHTQVRAYMDRMIASNQFAKPIVTEVAAAEIFYPAENYHQSYFRNNSEQPYCQAVVAPKVMKYLTKYGTRS, from the coding sequence ATGAGTGGGCAGAAAACAATCACCCTGGGTGGGGGATGCTTTTGGTGCATCGAAGCTGTGTTCGAATTGATGCCAGGCGTTGACCAGGTAGTTTCCGGCTACATGGGTGGTTCTCTCCGGAATCCCAGCTATCGGGAAGTCTGCACTGGCTCCACAGGCCATGCGGAAGTGGTGCAACTGACTTTCCGACCAGAATTGTCCACATTGGAGGATATTCTGGATGTCTTTTTTCTGATTCACGACCCCACCACGCTCAATCAGCAGGGCTACGACGTCGGAACCCAGTACCGATCAGTGATTTTCTACCACGATGAAGAGCAGCACACACAGGTGCGGGCATACATGGATCGGATGATTGCTTCCAACCAATTTGCGAAGCCAATTGTGACAGAAGTAGCCGCCGCAGAGATTTTTTATCCCGCAGAAAATTACCACCAGAGCTATTTTCGCAACAATTCAGAACAGCCGTACTGTCAGGCGGTCGTCGCACCGAAAGTGATGAAATACTTGACAAAATATGGTACCAGGTCGTAG
- a CDS encoding serine/threonine-protein kinase yields the protein MKEHADFHQLALIDQVCDEFEEIWDQQNQPVIEDYLQRVSFESQAALLSHLLQIELEYLQRHRVEVQLTDYQRRFPDHPEIITRVWQRVNCESDAEKLQLSTNNAQPDVLPEVAGYDLLELIGKGGMGIVYRARHLELNRIVALKMLQGHSAADSEEIIRFLSEGEAVAALHHPNIVQIFDIGRVGQRPYLAFELIRGGTLSKKISGVPLPPHEAATLALQLANAVAFAHQAGIIHRDLKPANVLLTDDQTPKIADFGLAKRLSFDSALTQTGAIIGTPSYMSPEQARGDSKSTGKSVDVYALGAILYECLTGRPPFRAASQYETIKQVLEQDPVLPTHLQPNLPRDLETIAMKCLAKEPVRRYASASDLAEDLLRYLNHKPISARPVSSIERVFKLVKRNPVVSFLIIIVLFVAMIGFGATLWQWRIAVARAKEAQFNANQATLNAAEVDRKSKEASIKADEAKKAQEKAEEANRAAQANAARADQISKFLLGLFKDTDPIALAGRSFGQLSISNPTALEILDRGVNTLNSDQKVLQDPLIRTELFDVIGNTYLSLGQIKKSKLLFQQAADLRQQQPFPDPIELAASNHNFGLVSLYSGDMLTARDLLQKALNTRQNLLKPDDARIAQTQIFLGIACFYTGNPTDGLELVKSALKSCRNNFGQSSYEVTICLFILSQYYLTKEQLLFALPYYNELTTIASNNKQNNAALSVFNLFLQAQIAKDPKLADEKFQQCITMFEEVIGKDNVIYGFVNYYYAEFLRSQKRFTQAETRLSIAMDNYRKSFGTTNMLEKDLLNLLSICQQEHASMLNKAEMPGEIKRLQEDALQNMIRALDLARANPRMYSDGSDQHLYRAVRLLLAEQPPQFEQAETQANLLLQSRIKNFGPDHPSTSMPAFLLIALWLDQKKYDAACDLYKQRVRQAPNLKWVPRSKTALFQLSKEFARRKDSDHALSALKNAIELGYRAVESELNDSVFDLLRQHPDFQAILRANEIKK from the coding sequence ATGAAGGAACATGCTGACTTTCACCAATTGGCTCTGATCGATCAGGTTTGTGATGAGTTCGAGGAAATCTGGGATCAGCAGAATCAACCGGTAATTGAAGATTATCTTCAGCGAGTATCCTTTGAGAGTCAGGCGGCCCTTCTTTCTCATCTGTTACAGATTGAATTAGAATATCTGCAGCGGCATCGCGTTGAAGTTCAATTGACTGACTACCAAAGGCGATTTCCTGATCATCCTGAAATCATTACCAGGGTCTGGCAGCGGGTAAATTGCGAATCTGATGCAGAAAAGTTACAACTTTCAACAAATAACGCTCAACCAGATGTTCTTCCCGAAGTGGCGGGTTATGACTTACTGGAATTAATCGGCAAAGGTGGGATGGGTATTGTCTATCGCGCGCGGCATTTGGAATTGAATCGGATTGTTGCCTTGAAAATGCTACAGGGCCATAGTGCTGCAGATTCTGAGGAAATAATCCGATTTCTGAGCGAAGGTGAGGCTGTTGCAGCTTTGCATCATCCGAATATTGTGCAGATTTTCGACATTGGGAGAGTGGGGCAGCGGCCTTATCTTGCTTTTGAGTTGATACGTGGTGGTACGCTTTCCAAGAAAATTTCAGGAGTTCCATTACCACCACATGAAGCAGCGACGCTGGCACTGCAGTTGGCAAATGCAGTTGCATTTGCACATCAGGCGGGTATTATCCACCGGGATCTCAAGCCTGCCAACGTACTTCTGACCGATGATCAAACTCCAAAAATTGCAGACTTTGGACTTGCAAAACGATTATCCTTTGACAGTGCACTCACCCAGACGGGTGCGATTATTGGAACGCCATCCTATATGTCCCCGGAACAGGCACGTGGGGATTCCAAATCAACTGGCAAAAGTGTTGATGTGTACGCACTGGGTGCCATCCTGTACGAATGCCTGACAGGTCGTCCGCCATTTCGAGCGGCATCTCAATACGAAACGATCAAACAGGTATTGGAGCAAGATCCTGTTTTACCCACGCACTTACAACCAAATTTACCGCGCGACCTTGAAACAATAGCGATGAAATGCCTGGCAAAAGAACCGGTGAGACGTTACGCTAGTGCAAGTGATCTGGCAGAGGATCTGCTCCGCTATTTGAACCATAAGCCAATTTCTGCCCGCCCGGTTAGCAGTATTGAACGGGTCTTTAAGCTGGTGAAAAGGAATCCGGTAGTTTCCTTTTTGATCATCATCGTCCTGTTTGTGGCAATGATTGGCTTTGGCGCAACTCTGTGGCAATGGAGAATTGCCGTGGCACGGGCGAAAGAAGCTCAATTCAACGCCAACCAAGCAACATTGAACGCAGCAGAAGTTGATCGAAAGTCGAAAGAAGCAAGCATCAAAGCCGATGAAGCGAAAAAGGCTCAGGAAAAAGCAGAAGAAGCAAATCGAGCCGCACAGGCCAATGCTGCACGTGCCGATCAGATTTCCAAGTTCTTGCTCGGTCTGTTCAAGGATACCGACCCAATCGCGCTGGCGGGGCGATCATTCGGTCAGTTATCGATTTCAAATCCCACAGCACTAGAAATCCTTGATCGAGGTGTCAACACATTAAACTCTGACCAGAAAGTCTTACAAGATCCTCTCATCAGAACCGAACTTTTCGATGTCATTGGAAATACCTATCTGAGTCTTGGACAAATCAAGAAAAGCAAATTATTGTTTCAACAAGCTGCTGATTTAAGGCAACAGCAGCCGTTTCCGGATCCGATCGAGCTTGCAGCCAGCAACCATAATTTCGGTTTGGTGTCGCTGTACAGCGGAGATATGCTCACTGCTCGTGATCTCCTGCAAAAAGCTTTAAATACCCGTCAGAATTTATTAAAGCCTGACGATGCTCGCATTGCACAGACACAGATCTTCCTGGGGATTGCCTGTTTCTATACAGGCAATCCAACTGATGGTCTGGAATTGGTTAAATCTGCTCTGAAAAGTTGCAGGAACAATTTTGGTCAAAGCAGCTACGAAGTCACCATCTGTTTATTTATCTTGTCGCAGTATTACCTCACTAAAGAGCAGTTGCTTTTCGCATTACCATACTATAACGAACTGACAACAATCGCATCGAACAATAAACAAAACAATGCTGCTTTGTCAGTTTTTAATTTGTTTTTACAGGCGCAAATTGCAAAGGATCCCAAACTGGCTGATGAAAAATTTCAACAGTGCATCACCATGTTTGAAGAAGTCATTGGCAAGGATAATGTTATTTATGGGTTTGTGAATTACTACTATGCGGAATTTCTCCGTTCTCAGAAACGATTTACTCAGGCGGAAACGAGATTATCGATTGCAATGGATAATTATCGGAAGAGTTTTGGAACGACGAACATGCTTGAGAAAGATTTGCTCAATTTGCTTTCCATTTGTCAACAGGAACATGCAAGCATGCTGAACAAGGCTGAAATGCCTGGAGAAATAAAGCGGTTGCAGGAAGACGCTTTACAGAATATGATCCGTGCACTCGATTTGGCGAGAGCCAATCCCAGGATGTACTCTGATGGATCTGATCAGCATCTATACCGAGCCGTGAGATTATTGCTTGCAGAACAGCCACCTCAGTTTGAACAAGCAGAAACACAGGCAAATCTTCTTCTGCAGTCTCGAATCAAAAACTTTGGCCCTGACCATCCGAGCACATCAATGCCAGCGTTTCTGCTGATCGCACTCTGGCTGGATCAGAAAAAGTATGATGCAGCATGTGATCTGTACAAGCAGAGAGTTCGTCAAGCTCCAAATCTCAAATGGGTACCACGTTCAAAAACTGCACTTTTTCAGTTAAGTAAAGAGTTTGCCAGGCGAAAGGATTCTGATCATGCCCTGAGTGCGTTAAAAAATGCGATTGAACTTGGGTATCGAGCCGTGGAAAGTGAATTAAACGATTCCGTTTTTGATCTGCTGAGGCAGCATCCAGATTTTCAAGCTATTTTACGGGCAAATGAAATAAAGAAGTAA